From Thalassovita sp.:
GGGCGTGGGACACTTTACCAATCCATACCCTCAAGTTTTCGCATCGCATCGGCTGCCAAACGCCAGCGCTCGACGCCCTGAGTATAGACCTCTGAGGTCTTGGCTTGCGTGTGGCCGTGTATGGTCATGATTTGATACTGAGTGCATCCCTCATGGGCGAGTAGGTGGCCGGTGGCCTTGCGGATGCCGTGGCTGGACAGCCCTTTAAGGCCCGCCTGGTCGCACCATTTGCTCATTCTATTGCGCAAACCCTCTGGGGATTTGAACGGCTTCCCGTAGTCAGTCAGAAGGTAAGTTTCACCCAAAACGTTGGCGGCGCGACTTGCACGGTAAAGGGGCGGCATCATGGGGATGATAACCTCAGCGGATCCCTTTTTCTTGGGTTGCCAGCGAATCGCCCGGACCCCATCAATCTCAATCTCATTCCGGCGCCCCAGGCGCACTGCATCGCTGATCCGACACGCCGTAAACATGAAAAGCGTAAGTGCTAGGTGTGCAGTTGTTCCCGGCGGGTGGGCTTGCTTGAACTTCTTGAGGTCTTCAATAGTCCAGGGCTTTGCCCCACCCTTACCAGGATTGATCTTGCCAACCGTAGCTGCGGGGTTCAGGTCGCATATCCCGCGCTCTATCGCCCAGACGTACATTGCCCGAATGGTTTTGACCATGTTGTCAGCCGCACCGGGGGTCGATGCCATGCTGTCGCGATATTCGATAAGCTTCTCTGGCGGCATGTCGATGGAATAGTCGCCGTATTCATTGGCGAGGCGTACTAGGAATGAGCGGCGTTGTTTGAGCGTGTCCGGTGACATGAGTTCGTTTTTGACCAGGTCTTCCATCGCCGCTAGGTACTTGAAGCGAAGCCAGTTGATCGACCGTGGGATCGCGCGGGCTTCCGGCGCAACCGTATTGCCTGGTTCGATGCCAGCACGTGCAGCGAAGTATTGCTCAGTGAAATCGGGATTTCCTGGAACGGCTTTAATCCGAATGCGCTTTCGTTTGTTGCCCTCGACGCGCACCCGATAGCGGACCTGCCCAGACGGCAAGCGCTCTATTAGCAGGCCGGGAAATTCAATCTTCACCATTGCGTAACTCACTTACCAAGATTTAGGCGCACGTTCCCCTTTCGGGGCGGGCTCGGCCTTGGTGTCTGATGCAATGATCCGCACAGATCCTTTTGAGATCTCGATTTCGCGGATCGGAAGGCCAAATTCCTCGACCGCCTTGAGGGCGCGATGGATTTCAACTTGGGTTGCCCATGCTTTCGGCATATCAGTTCCCCTCTGAAAAATCGACAATATCGGCGTGCCATTGGATTGCTTTCGCGCGCAGATCATCCAGTGATCGCGCCTCGATGCTGGTTTCCTGTTCCCAGTCACCTGCATAGAGGACCGCTTCGCCCTCTCTGTCGGCTTCGAAATGGATGAGAAGTAACAGCCCATCAATTCGCCAAAGCTCCTCTGGGCAGCCGCAGTCGTCACTCGGCAGCCGCGCTAACAGGGCAACGGGCGGTGCGCCAGGTGTGGTGTTTTCTGTAAATGAGACACGGATGCTCTCTAGCTCTGTGGCGCCCTCAGAGGAGATAAAGGTCCTTCCAGAGAATTTCGTCATGGTCCTTGCTCCTTTGGCCAATGAGGGCAGGTTTCAAATTCGC
This genomic window contains:
- a CDS encoding tyrosine-type recombinase/integrase, giving the protein MVKIEFPGLLIERLPSGQVRYRVRVEGNKRKRIRIKAVPGNPDFTEQYFAARAGIEPGNTVAPEARAIPRSINWLRFKYLAAMEDLVKNELMSPDTLKQRRSFLVRLANEYGDYSIDMPPEKLIEYRDSMASTPGAADNMVKTIRAMYVWAIERGICDLNPAATVGKINPGKGGAKPWTIEDLKKFKQAHPPGTTAHLALTLFMFTACRISDAVRLGRRNEIEIDGVRAIRWQPKKKGSAEVIIPMMPPLYRASRAANVLGETYLLTDYGKPFKSPEGLRNRMSKWCDQAGLKGLSSHGIRKATGHLLAHEGCTQYQIMTIHGHTQAKTSEVYTQGVERWRLAADAMRKLEGMDW